GGTTTCTTAACTCTCTTTGCATACTCTTGTTCAATTTGATTATACCAATCTTTGTTTTAGCTATTGAATGAAATTGCTTACtatctttaccaaaaaaaaataaaaattgcttaccataattttttttttttaaaaataacattaatttgaATTCCTTACATTCCATCAGTATGAGTTGATTTCTTAATCCAATTGACAGTTTGACACTGTTCAACATTGAAAGTGAAAATTTGGTGTTACCTTTGACTTCAGTTTTTACAACTCAGTGACCATTCAATGATCAAAAGCAGAAAAAGTATAATCCTATACATCATGAACAATAATGCAGTTTAGGAATAAAATGATACATATGATTTTGTTGGTGGTAATTTGATGGCTAGTCATAATCTTCAGGATCAGCAAAAGGGTATTTATAGTATGCATTTCTTATTTTTGAAGGATCTTCAGGTATAGACCAAGGATACTGCATGTCTGGATCCCGTGGGAACTTCCTGAAGTTTAGGAAGGGTACCCAAACAAGGAGCCTACATTacaaggaaaataaaataatcacacatatatcgAGTCAAAATAGATAGACTAATTTGTTATCGGTATAAAAATATCagagattaatttaaatattattttttgtcagtGACAGAATTGGGTTGCAAGTAAATCGCAACCAGCTTATCTTATGCATTCATAAATAATCACTATGCATATTAGAACAAGTTGCATCAAATTGTGAATATTTATAAGAAGATAGCACTCACGCTGGGAAGAAAATGAAGACAAACATGAATTGGAAATACATTTCCACAAGCTTTCTTCTATACCATCTTTTCCAAAGCCAGAACAGGATTACCGGCTGCAATAATATAATTCACCTAATTATGTTCTCTCACGTAcctatatattatatatcaagAAAAACTTCATAAGCTgtgaaattaattaaaacttacTGGCGCAGCAAGGAAGTAGAAAAAGAGCACAATCCCTAATTGTATCAAAACCGATGTGAGTTCTTGGGGATTATTTTCTCCAGTCACTGCTAATGCTGCTGGATTCTCAGTCTGTTCAAATAATCACCTTTTGTCTATGTTAACACACtacttaaaataatttgattaattaacaaccaaaatttaaagacaaaacataaaatatctCTCTAATTTCGTCACTAAATTTAGTGCGGACAAAATTAGAGATTCTAattttggttgttgtttatatttaaattgCAGACTCTAACTATAGTTACAGTCATAGATGTAACGGTTTTAGAGGTTCCACAACAGCATTTCAATCCCGATTGAAGTCATTTTTTCCAAAGTATAAAGATTCTCAGCCCGTCGCAACCACAACTTAAAACATTCGAAAGAGTAGAACGAATTAAATTTCTATGTAGAAAGATTATAATAATCTCACCAAGGCCAAGAGAAGTGCTCCAATGGGCAGTGCCAAATTTGGTTTCTTTAGACTTTTGAGAGGATCATTTGGCTTGTGGATGCAGCATTTTACTATCTGCAATTGGATTAATTAACTAATGGTTAAGGTTAgataatttattaaataataatacaatgatTAAAGAATTGATTGGTGGAATAATGAAAGCAAATATAATGATAAGAGAATTAATACATGTAGTGATTGGTTGGAAGGATGAGTAGTAGTGTTGTGATATAGTTTGTGTTTGGAAGAAATGAAGAGAGAAGGAATAGAACGTGATGAATAATAGGGAAGAGGAGGTAGAGCTTTGGGAACATGGATGCTCAGTGAGCAGCTCATTTTTTGGTTAGAGCTCACTCTCAGTTTGGTGGTTTCTTTCTTATCCTTTTCATGTTTTGTTCCATGGCAACCAACCAGTGGATGAATGATAAAATTCATAATGACACGTGGAAATGAGACTCATCAACCACCATTTCCATTGCTAATTATTGTCCATTCATTCAAGTTTTGGTAACTAAAACTTTATGTATAGTTAGTTAGTAGTATTTAGGATTAGACAAAATCTTGTGAGCTGATTACTGATATAAAAAGTACTTCATCCAAtcctattatataaaaaaaaatcacttagtattatatttaattatttattgaaaaactaatatatttttattgatgtaCTAATTTTCGTGATTTTTTCAAAAGGGTCTTATATTTAAGAACGAAGGAAATAGTTAATTTGAATCAACTTTTATTGAAGACTTACAAATTTTTTGTGATATTAGGACCGAGTAGTATTATCATTTTTACATAAatgttgtattttattttatttttttaaaaaaaaaaacgatattcattcattacaATAATCAATAGAGTACATAagatgcaaatacaaattcaacatcgctaaaaataaaaaggatgattatgcgaacaaactcacaacatccaagttaatagcatacaacgacaAAATGCctataaataatatgataaaattaaagtcaccGGAATGTTCATGTTTCCGGATCTGCAACATTGATGCACAAATCATTGATGGAATCTACAATTGATTGAAGTTGATCTTTTAATATGAACATCACAACAAGACGGAAAATCAACAACACCGTACCAAGACAACAAACAACACAACGTCGCACTCTGACGACGACAACACAAATacaaaacaactaaaaaactCAATCTatatgaaaatcacttatttaaattaaaaacatgaagaagaagaaaaaaaaatacagagaggtgattttaggccaaaatGACCTAAAAACACCCCTCACCGgtagaagaggaagaagaaaactcaagaaaaagAGAGAGACATAAATGTTGCATTaaatcttaaaaaaacaaactttgtACCCAAAAGAATCTAAAAAAGAAACTTCAAAGAAAAACATCTTATATGCAATAAAAG
This portion of the Trifolium pratense cultivar HEN17-A07 linkage group LG3, ARS_RC_1.1, whole genome shotgun sequence genome encodes:
- the LOC123912727 gene encoding NAD(P)H-quinone oxidoreductase subunit L, chloroplastic, with translation MNFIIHPLVGCHGTKHEKDKKETTKLRVSSNQKMSCSLSIHVPKALPPLPYYSSRSIPSLFISSKHKLYHNTTTHPSNQSLHIVKCCIHKPNDPLKSLKKPNLALPIGALLLALTENPAALAVTGENNPQELTSVLIQLGIVLFFYFLAAPPVILFWLWKRWYRRKLVEMYFQFMFVFIFFPALLVWVPFLNFRKFPRDPDMQYPWSIPEDPSKIRNAYYKYPFADPEDYD